In one window of Janthinobacterium sp. 1_2014MBL_MicDiv DNA:
- a CDS encoding putative signal transducing protein: MHNDYVLIARLMIPTDAHVIRGCLEAAGIDVILTDDQHMQANLLLAPAIGGARVLVREKDLARANDILAAFERGDLALSDDADVGLPVAE, from the coding sequence ATGCACAACGACTATGTTTTGATTGCCCGGCTGATGATCCCCACGGATGCGCACGTCATCCGCGGCTGCCTGGAAGCGGCCGGCATCGACGTCATCCTCACCGACGACCAGCACATGCAGGCCAACCTGCTGCTGGCGCCCGCCATCGGCGGCGCGCGCGTGCTGGTGCGCGAAAAAGACCTGGCGCGCGCCAACGACATCCTGGCCGCCTTCGAGCGCGGCGACCTGGCCCTGTCGGACGACGCCGACGTGGGACTGCCCGTGGCCGAGTAA
- a CDS encoding carboxy terminal-processing peptidase, which translates to MKKQMMLVTLALALSAHAGAAQTDKSAAPPPPLKPLAQQTQAALWASRVLTRVHYKAMPLDDAMSEKIFDRYFKSLDAEKLFFVQADIDRFAPLRTKLDDAIINEDLTAPFAIYNLYQQRFDERMAYARELLKTKFDFTADESYQYDREKAAWPKNDEEVRDLWRKRVKNDWLRLKLAGKEDKAIRDTLDKRYESYTSRSRKLNSEDVFQIFMNAYAMSIEPHTNYLGPRASENFDIAMRLSLEGIGAVLQTRDEYTVVREVVPGSPAGLSGKLKVGDRIVGVGQGESGPITEVLGMRIDDVVQLIRGAKDSVVRLDILPADAGPDAKHVVLPLVRKKISMEEQAAKKSIIEVRDNGVKRRIGVIALPTFYQDFEARRRGDKDFKSATRDVNRLLGELKKDKVDNVLIDLRNNGGGSLNEAVELTGLFIDKGPVVMQRNTEGKVDVESDTNAGLAWDGPMGVLINRGSASASEIFAAAIQDYGRGLVIGEGSFGKGTVQTLFNLDRFGGSEKARFGELKMTIAQFFRINGGTTQLRGVTPDIKLPAMSDTENFGESSYDNALPWVAIKPAQYMPTGDLKDIVPLLDKKHEARVAKDKDFQYLQDDIALVLKQRKENQISLNEAVRRKERDTQEARAKAREKRLIAQISNPADDLVVIPDPKDVLKGAKAASKTAKQIAAVKGALRTDDGLQGDERALSAELDAETAAKSAKDVLLNESARILADEVALIKADTRLAAKVLPYGAGADAKSAPVAAANAK; encoded by the coding sequence ATGAAGAAGCAAATGATGCTGGTCACCCTGGCGCTTGCCCTGTCAGCCCACGCTGGCGCAGCCCAGACGGACAAGAGCGCCGCTCCTCCGCCCCCCTTGAAGCCGCTGGCACAGCAAACCCAGGCCGCCCTGTGGGCATCGCGCGTCTTGACGCGCGTCCACTACAAGGCCATGCCGCTCGACGACGCCATGTCGGAAAAGATCTTCGACCGCTACTTCAAGTCGCTCGACGCGGAAAAGCTGTTCTTCGTGCAGGCCGACATCGACCGTTTCGCGCCGCTGCGCACCAAGCTCGACGACGCCATCATCAACGAGGACTTGACGGCGCCGTTCGCCATCTACAATCTGTACCAGCAGCGTTTCGATGAGCGCATGGCGTATGCGCGTGAACTGCTGAAAACTAAATTCGACTTCACGGCCGATGAAAGCTACCAGTACGACCGTGAAAAAGCGGCCTGGCCGAAGAACGACGAGGAAGTGCGCGACCTGTGGCGCAAGCGCGTCAAGAACGACTGGCTGCGCCTGAAGCTGGCGGGCAAGGAAGACAAGGCCATCCGCGACACGCTGGACAAGCGCTACGAGAGCTACACCAGCCGCTCGCGCAAGCTCAATAGTGAAGACGTGTTCCAGATCTTCATGAACGCGTATGCGATGTCGATCGAGCCGCATACCAATTACCTGGGCCCGCGCGCCTCGGAAAACTTCGACATCGCCATGCGCTTGTCGCTGGAAGGCATCGGCGCCGTGCTGCAGACGCGCGACGAATACACGGTGGTGCGCGAAGTCGTGCCGGGCAGCCCGGCCGGCCTGTCGGGCAAGCTGAAAGTGGGCGACCGCATCGTCGGCGTAGGGCAGGGCGAAAGCGGCCCCATCACCGAAGTGCTGGGCATGCGCATCGACGACGTCGTGCAGCTGATCCGTGGCGCCAAGGATTCCGTCGTGCGCCTCGACATCCTGCCGGCCGATGCCGGCCCCGATGCCAAGCACGTGGTCTTGCCGCTGGTGCGCAAGAAAATCAGCATGGAAGAGCAGGCGGCGAAGAAATCGATCATCGAAGTGCGCGACAACGGCGTCAAGCGCCGCATCGGCGTCATTGCCCTGCCGACCTTCTACCAGGACTTCGAGGCGCGCCGCCGTGGCGACAAGGACTTCAAGAGCGCCACGCGCGACGTCAACCGCCTGCTGGGCGAGTTGAAAAAGGATAAGGTCGACAACGTCCTGATCGACTTGCGCAACAACGGCGGCGGTTCGCTGAACGAGGCCGTAGAACTGACGGGCCTGTTCATCGACAAGGGCCCCGTCGTGATGCAGCGCAATACCGAAGGCAAGGTCGACGTGGAAAGCGACACCAACGCCGGCCTGGCATGGGATGGCCCGATGGGCGTGCTGATCAACCGTGGTTCCGCCTCCGCTTCCGAGATTTTCGCCGCCGCCATCCAGGACTACGGCCGTGGTCTCGTCATCGGCGAAGGCAGCTTCGGCAAGGGCACCGTGCAGACCCTGTTCAACCTCGACCGTTTCGGCGGCAGCGAGAAGGCCCGTTTCGGCGAGCTGAAAATGACCATCGCGCAATTTTTCCGCATCAATGGCGGCACCACGCAGTTGCGCGGCGTCACGCCGGACATCAAGCTGCCCGCCATGTCGGACACGGAAAACTTCGGCGAATCGAGCTACGACAATGCCTTGCCGTGGGTGGCCATCAAGCCGGCGCAATACATGCCGACGGGCGACCTGAAGGATATCGTGCCGCTGCTGGACAAGAAGCATGAAGCGCGCGTGGCCAAGGACAAGGATTTCCAGTACTTGCAGGATGACATCGCCCTGGTCCTCAAGCAGCGCAAGGAAAACCAGATCTCGCTGAACGAAGCCGTGCGCCGCAAGGAGCGCGATACCCAGGAAGCGCGCGCCAAGGCCCGCGAAAAACGCCTGATCGCGCAGATTTCGAATCCTGCCGACGACCTGGTGGTGATTCCCGATCCGAAGGACGTGCTGAAGGGCGCGAAAGCGGCCAGCAAGACGGCCAAGCAGATCGCCGCCGTGAAGGGCGCCTTGCGCACGGACGATGGCTTGCAGGGCGACGAGCGCGCCCTCAGCGCCGAACTCGACGCCGAGACGGCCGCGAAGAGCGCCAAGGACGTGCTGCTGAACGAGTCGGCGCGCATCCTGGCCGATGAAGTGGCGCTGATCAAGGCCGATACGCGCCTGGCTGCGAAAGTCTTGCCATACGGCGCAGGAGCCGATGCCAAGTCGGCGCCGGTGGCGGCCGCCAACGCCAAGTAA
- a CDS encoding pyridoxal-phosphate dependent enzyme: MNDRMPSPPQPPALYKLIGNTPLVEVTRLDTGLCQLFLKLESQNPGGSIKDRIGLSIIEAAEADGRLQPGGIIVEATAGNTGIGLALVGRIKGYRVILVVPDKMSTEKVLHLKALGAEVHTTRSDVGKGHPEYYQDYAARLARELPGAFFADQFNNPANPLAHETTTGPEIWEQSGHDVDAIVVGVGSSGTLTGLTRYFRKAQPKLEFVLADPQGSILTEYIDTGKVSDTSGSWAVEGIGEDFIPSIADMGSVTKAYTITDQESFDSARALLRAEGILGGSSTGTLLAAALKYCREQTSPKRVVTFVCDTGTRYLSKVYNDGWMRDQGLLQRARSGDLRDLIGRRYDEGDVVSVAPGDTLLTAFNRMRSSDLAQLPVIEAGQLVGIIDESDLLLHVSGDAAHFAGLVGATMTTQIETLAPSSGLPALRATLDRGLTAVVADDAAFYGLITRFDLLNHLRRTLS, encoded by the coding sequence ATGAATGATCGAATGCCATCCCCACCCCAGCCGCCAGCGTTATACAAGCTGATCGGCAATACCCCGCTGGTCGAAGTGACCAGGCTCGACACGGGCCTGTGCCAGCTGTTCCTGAAACTGGAATCGCAAAATCCCGGCGGTTCCATCAAGGACCGCATCGGCCTGTCCATCATCGAGGCGGCCGAAGCCGACGGCCGCCTGCAGCCGGGCGGCATCATCGTCGAAGCGACGGCCGGCAATACGGGCATCGGCCTGGCCCTCGTGGGACGCATCAAGGGCTACCGCGTGATTTTAGTCGTGCCCGACAAGATGTCGACGGAAAAAGTGCTGCATCTGAAGGCGCTGGGCGCCGAAGTGCATACCACGCGCTCGGACGTGGGCAAGGGCCATCCCGAGTACTACCAGGATTACGCGGCGCGCCTGGCGCGCGAACTGCCGGGCGCCTTCTTCGCCGACCAGTTCAACAATCCGGCCAATCCGCTGGCGCACGAAACGACGACGGGCCCGGAAATCTGGGAACAGAGCGGGCATGACGTGGACGCCATCGTCGTCGGCGTCGGCTCGTCCGGCACCCTGACGGGCCTGACGCGCTACTTCCGCAAGGCGCAGCCGAAGCTGGAATTCGTGCTGGCCGACCCGCAAGGCTCCATCCTCACCGAATACATCGACACGGGCAAGGTCAGCGACACGAGCGGCTCGTGGGCCGTGGAAGGCATCGGCGAAGACTTCATTCCGTCGATCGCCGACATGGGCAGCGTGACGAAGGCCTATACGATCACGGACCAGGAAAGCTTCGACAGCGCGCGCGCCCTCCTGCGCGCCGAAGGCATTTTAGGCGGCTCGTCCACCGGCACCCTGCTGGCCGCTGCCCTCAAGTACTGCCGCGAACAGACGAGCCCGAAGCGCGTCGTCACCTTTGTCTGCGACACGGGCACGCGCTACCTGTCGAAAGTCTACAACGACGGCTGGATGCGCGACCAGGGCCTGCTGCAGCGGGCGCGCTCGGGCGACTTGCGCGACCTGATCGGACGCCGCTACGACGAAGGCGACGTCGTCAGCGTGGCGCCAGGCGACACCCTGCTGACGGCTTTCAACCGCATGCGCTCGAGCGACCTGGCGCAGCTCCCCGTCATCGAGGCAGGCCAGCTGGTGGGCATCATCGACGAATCGGACCTGCTGCTGCACGTCTCCGGCGACGCCGCGCATTTCGCGGGCCTCGTGGGCGCCACCATGACGACGCAGATCGAAACCCTGGCGCCGTCTAGCGGTCTGCCCGCCCTGCGCGCCACCCTGGACCGGGGCCTGACGGCCGTCGTCGCCGACGATGCCGCGTTCTATGGCCTGATCACCCGCTTCGACCTTCTCAACCACTTACGCAGGACACTATCTTGA
- a CDS encoding trans-sulfuration enzyme family protein codes for MSQQTPRKSHLATRVIHAGQSPDPSTGAIMPPIYATSTFVQDSPGVHKGLDYGRSHNPTRWALERCVADLEGGSAAFAFASGLAAISSVLELLDAGSHIVAGDDMYGGTYRLFERVRRRSAGHDFSYVDLTKPENLLAALRPETKMVWVETPTNPMLKLADLRAIADICRERGIIAVADNTFASPLVQRPLEHGFDIVVHSTTKYLNGHSDIIGGIAIVGGEERQAEWREQLGFLQNSVGAIAGPFDSFLALRGVKTLAIRMQRHCQSALALAQWLEQQKEVRTVFYPGLESHPQHALARRQMDGFGGIISIDLDTDLAGARRFLERCEVFALAESLGGVESLIEHPALMTHASIPPEQRARLGIGDGLIRLSVGIEDIEDLRHDLRTALDAI; via the coding sequence TTGAGCCAGCAAACACCCCGCAAGAGCCATCTCGCCACGCGCGTCATCCACGCAGGCCAGTCGCCCGACCCGTCGACGGGCGCCATCATGCCGCCCATTTACGCCACCTCCACCTTCGTGCAGGACAGCCCCGGCGTGCACAAGGGCCTCGATTACGGCCGCTCGCACAATCCCACGCGCTGGGCGCTCGAGCGCTGCGTCGCCGACCTCGAAGGCGGCAGCGCCGCCTTCGCATTCGCCTCGGGCCTGGCCGCCATCTCGTCCGTGCTGGAATTGCTGGACGCGGGCAGCCATATCGTCGCCGGCGACGACATGTACGGCGGCACCTATCGATTGTTCGAGCGCGTGCGCCGCCGCTCGGCCGGCCATGACTTTAGCTACGTGGACTTGACGAAGCCGGAAAACCTGCTGGCCGCGCTGCGTCCCGAAACGAAGATGGTGTGGGTCGAAACGCCGACCAACCCGATGCTGAAACTGGCCGACCTGCGCGCGATCGCCGACATCTGCCGCGAACGGGGCATCATCGCCGTGGCCGACAATACGTTTGCCAGCCCGCTCGTGCAGCGCCCGCTGGAACACGGCTTCGACATCGTCGTGCACTCGACTACCAAGTATTTGAACGGCCACTCGGACATCATCGGCGGCATCGCCATCGTCGGCGGGGAAGAACGCCAGGCGGAATGGCGCGAGCAGCTGGGCTTCTTGCAAAATTCCGTGGGCGCGATCGCGGGGCCGTTCGACAGCTTCCTCGCCCTGCGCGGCGTGAAAACCCTGGCCATCCGCATGCAGCGCCATTGCCAGAGCGCCCTGGCGCTGGCGCAGTGGCTGGAACAGCAGAAGGAAGTGCGCACCGTGTTTTATCCGGGGCTGGAGTCGCACCCGCAGCACGCGCTGGCGCGGCGCCAGATGGATGGTTTCGGCGGCATCATCTCGATCGACCTCGATACGGACCTGGCGGGCGCGCGCCGCTTCCTCGAGCGCTGCGAAGTGTTTGCCCTGGCCGAAAGCCTGGGCGGCGTGGAAAGCCTGATCGAGCACCCCGCCCTGATGACGCATGCCAGCATTCCGCCCGAGCAGCGGGCCCGGCTGGGCATCGGCGACGGCTTGATCCGCCTCTCGGTGGGCATCGAGGACATCGAGGACCTGCGCCACGACCTGCGCACGGCGCTCGACGCGATTTAA
- a CDS encoding thymidine kinase, with amino-acid sequence MNAGKSTALLQVAHNYEEQGQQVRLYTAAIDSRYGVGRVTSRLGPQRQVDIFHADTNFLDDIPQVACLLVDEAQFLSTAQVQQLHQLAQVKGVPVICYGLRTDFKGAPFPGSAYLLALADDIEELKNICTCGKKATMNIRVDEQGRRIKEGEQISIGGNEAYRQACGRCFYA; translated from the coding sequence ATGAACGCGGGCAAGTCGACGGCCTTGTTGCAAGTCGCACACAACTATGAAGAGCAGGGCCAGCAGGTGCGCCTGTACACGGCCGCCATCGACAGCCGCTACGGCGTGGGCCGCGTCACGTCGCGCCTGGGACCGCAGCGCCAGGTCGATATCTTCCATGCCGACACGAATTTCCTCGACGATATCCCGCAAGTGGCTTGCCTGCTGGTTGACGAAGCGCAATTCCTCAGCACGGCGCAAGTGCAACAACTGCACCAGCTGGCGCAAGTGAAGGGCGTGCCCGTCATCTGCTATGGCTTGCGCACGGATTTCAAGGGCGCACCGTTCCCCGGCTCGGCCTATCTGCTGGCGCTGGCGGACGATATCGAGGAGCTCAAGAATATTTGTACCTGCGGCAAGAAAGCCACGATGAATATCCGCGTGGACGAGCAGGGCCGCCGCATCAAGGAAGGCGAGCAGATCAGTATTGGCGGCAACGAAGCGTACCGCCAGGCGTGCGGGCGCTGTTTCTACGCGTAA
- a CDS encoding methyl-accepting chemotaxis protein has translation MQTFSLHPRHWSVGGKITVFTFCLVSLILASLTALISISTSTVLEQRAEAAVTSELDSVMTTTEVFHTAMVNEAASFARLFAAEFPGPFAVDTGALVAVAGKATPALSNGAKVLNLDTALVDRYTAQTGAIATIFAADGDEFVRISTSLKKQDGTRAIGTQLDHNHPSYAPLRAGQRFIGMATLFGKQYITQYDPVRDAGGKVVGVLFIGLDISKNLAMLKDKIRQVKIGQTGYIYIVDTAPGANYGHMVLHPNSEGKSALDFKASDGRLFIQDMLAQKNGAMRYTWTAPGETGASAREKQLYYRQFKDWQWIIAGGTFTDEITLEARQLRNQLAISGFIALLVFALLLYWLVRVLVSRPLAQAEAAAAQIADGDLTVQLHTRSEDEIGRLLRAMNRISDKLSQVVGKVRGSAGQIATASGEIASGNLDLSSRTEQQASSLEETAASMEELSSTVKQNVEHAQQASSLARESSTLAAEGGAAVAQVSSTMQAIRSSSGKIADIIGVIDGIAFQTNILALNAAVEAARAGEQGRGFAVVATEVRTLAQRSAAAAKDIKDLIQASASTVDLGHTQVNQASATMDTVVASVRKVSAIMADIAQASEEQRSGIEQVNQAIAQMDQVTQQNAALVEEAAAAAEALQEQAQDLTQVVGVFKL, from the coding sequence ATGCAAACATTTTCCCTTCATCCGCGCCATTGGAGCGTCGGCGGCAAGATCACCGTCTTCACGTTCTGCCTCGTCAGCCTGATCCTGGCCAGCCTGACGGCATTGATCAGCATCAGCACGTCCACGGTGCTGGAACAGCGGGCCGAAGCGGCCGTCACCAGCGAACTCGATAGCGTGATGACCACCACCGAAGTGTTCCATACAGCCATGGTCAACGAAGCGGCCAGCTTCGCGCGCCTGTTCGCGGCCGAGTTTCCCGGCCCGTTTGCCGTCGACACGGGCGCCCTGGTGGCCGTGGCCGGCAAGGCCACGCCCGCGCTCAGCAATGGCGCCAAGGTCCTGAACCTCGACACGGCCCTGGTCGACCGCTATACGGCGCAGACCGGCGCCATCGCCACCATCTTCGCCGCCGACGGCGACGAGTTCGTGCGCATCAGCACATCGCTGAAGAAACAGGATGGCACGCGCGCCATCGGCACCCAGCTCGACCATAACCACCCCAGCTATGCGCCGCTGCGCGCGGGCCAGCGCTTCATCGGCATGGCTACCCTGTTTGGCAAGCAATACATCACCCAGTACGATCCCGTGCGCGATGCGGGCGGCAAGGTGGTGGGCGTGCTGTTCATCGGCCTCGACATCAGCAAGAACTTAGCCATGCTGAAAGACAAGATTCGCCAGGTCAAGATCGGCCAGACCGGCTACATCTATATCGTCGACACGGCGCCGGGCGCCAATTACGGCCACATGGTGCTGCACCCGAACAGCGAGGGCAAGAGCGCGCTCGACTTCAAGGCCAGCGACGGCCGCCTGTTCATCCAGGACATGCTGGCGCAAAAGAATGGCGCCATGCGCTACACGTGGACGGCGCCGGGCGAAACGGGCGCCAGCGCGCGCGAAAAGCAGCTGTATTACCGCCAGTTCAAGGATTGGCAGTGGATCATCGCCGGCGGCACCTTCACGGACGAAATCACGCTCGAGGCGCGCCAGTTGCGCAACCAGCTGGCCATTTCCGGCTTCATCGCCCTGCTCGTCTTCGCCCTGCTGCTGTACTGGCTGGTGCGCGTGCTCGTCTCGCGTCCGCTGGCGCAGGCCGAAGCGGCCGCCGCGCAGATCGCCGACGGCGACCTGACGGTCCAGCTGCACACGCGCAGCGAAGACGAGATCGGCCGCCTGCTGCGCGCCATGAACCGTATCAGCGACAAGCTGTCGCAAGTGGTGGGCAAGGTGCGCGGCAGCGCCGGGCAGATCGCCACGGCCTCGGGCGAGATTGCCAGCGGCAACCTTGACCTGTCGAGCCGCACGGAACAGCAAGCCAGTTCGCTGGAAGAAACGGCCGCCTCGATGGAAGAGCTGAGCTCGACCGTCAAGCAGAACGTGGAGCACGCGCAACAGGCGAGCAGCCTGGCGCGCGAATCGTCGACCCTGGCTGCCGAAGGCGGCGCGGCCGTGGCGCAGGTGAGCAGCACCATGCAAGCGATCCGCAGTTCATCGGGCAAGATCGCCGACATCATCGGCGTCATCGACGGCATCGCCTTCCAGACGAATATCCTCGCCCTGAACGCGGCCGTGGAAGCGGCCAGGGCCGGCGAACAGGGACGCGGCTTTGCCGTCGTGGCCACGGAAGTGCGCACGCTCGCGCAGCGCTCGGCGGCGGCGGCGAAGGACATCAAGGACCTGATCCAGGCCTCCGCCAGCACGGTGGACCTGGGCCACACGCAAGTAAATCAGGCCAGCGCCACCATGGATACCGTGGTGGCCAGTGTGCGCAAGGTCAGCGCCATCATGGCCGACATCGCGCAGGCGAGCGAAGAGCAGCGCAGCGGCATCGAACAGGTCAACCAGGCCATCGCCCAGATGGACCAGGTGACCCAGCAGAACGCGGCCCTCGTGGAAGAAGCGGCCGCGGCCGCCGAAGCGCTGCAGGAACAGGCGCAGGACCTGACGCAGGTGGTGGGCGTGTTCAAGCTGTAA